The Luteolibacter sp. Y139 nucleotide sequence CGAAGGCATCATCAGCAAGCGCTCCCATGGCACCTATCAGCCTGATTCGCGACGGGACTGGACGAAATCGAAATGCCGGCCCCGACAGGAGTTCATCATCTGTGGCTTCACCGAACCGAAGGGTGCTTGTCCCGCCTTCGGGGCGATCCTGTTAGGCTCGGTTGAGAACGGGCGGATGATTCCACGAGGCAAGGTGGGCACCGGCTTCACTGACGCCTACCGCCACCAGCTGCTGAAACAAATGAAGCCGCTGATCGCAAAGGAGGCTTCATATTCGACGACGGATCGCGGGGTGACATGGCTTAAGCCCCGGCTGGTGGCGGAGGTTGAATTCGCCGAGCTGACGAGGGATGGGGCGATTCGCCAGGGGAGTTTCGTTTCGCTGCGCGAGGACAAGCCGGCATCAGACGTTCACCTCAATCCCGTGGAGGCGATGGGTAGTCTTGGCTCAACGGTATTGGGCGTGGAAATCAGTCACCCGGATCGTGTCGTGTATCCGGATGACGGGGTGACTAAGCTGGAGGTGGCGCGCTACTACGAGCGGGTGGGCGAGCTGATGCTTCCCCACGTGGTGGACCGACCGCTGGCGCTGCTGAGAACTCCGGAGGGTATCGGGGGCGAGAAGTTCTTCCAAAAGAGCTTCAAGGCTCACGTGCCGCCGCACGTGAAAGTGAAGACGCTGGATGACGGGACGGAGATCCTCTTCGTCCGCGAAATCAAGGGGCTGATCTCCCTCGCGCAGTTCGGGGTGATCGAGCTGCATCCCTGGGGCAGCCGTCTACCTCAGGTGGACAAGCCCGATGTGCTGGTATGGGACCTAGACCCGGATGAAAAGGTGCCGTGGAAGGAGACGCTCGGTGCGGCTTTCCTGCTGCGCGATTGCCTTGCGGAGTATGGTCTGGAGACGCGGGCGAAGAGTTCAGGTGGGAAGGGAATTCATGTGATGATGCACCTCAAGCGGCAGCACACCTGGGAGCTGCTGAAGCCTTTCACCAAGGCCGTGGCAGCCAAGGTGGGAGAGCAGAATCCGAAGCGCTTCACCATCACGGCCTCGAAGAGCAAGCGCTCCGGGAAAATCTACATCGACTGGCTTCGCAATGGCAAAGGTGCCACGTGCATCGCGCCGTGGGGGCTTCGCGCAAGACCGGGAGCGCCGGTCTCGATGCCGGTAACATGGGAGCAGCTCGCCGAGATGGGGCCGCGAGG carries:
- the ligD gene encoding DNA ligase D — its product is MASGKTKTTTRGGTLAKYRTKRNFSKTPEPGGKKARQKGNSFVVQEHHARSHHFDFRLEIDGVLVSWAVPKGIPEEMSAKRLAVHVEDHPLEYGKFQGTIPQGNYGAGKVAIWDKGTWDPLEKNWQKDLAKGKLKFVLHGERLNGPYLLARMSEEPNWLLRKLDPATHPEALETEPKNEVAAFVSPQLARPVTSVPGGKDWLHELKFDGYRLIAVRRKGEVKLFTRKQLDWTARFPELAGRLKKLGGGDFVMDGEAVVFDRKGRSSFGALQEALKSGKGIDFVVFDLLHLDGHNLRGLPLTRRLEMLAKLVPAESGPIRRSKIWSGDEGEELFQQSCKLGLEGIISKRSHGTYQPDSRRDWTKSKCRPRQEFIICGFTEPKGACPAFGAILLGSVENGRMIPRGKVGTGFTDAYRHQLLKQMKPLIAKEASYSTTDRGVTWLKPRLVAEVEFAELTRDGAIRQGSFVSLREDKPASDVHLNPVEAMGSLGSTVLGVEISHPDRVVYPDDGVTKLEVARYYERVGELMLPHVVDRPLALLRTPEGIGGEKFFQKSFKAHVPPHVKVKTLDDGTEILFVREIKGLISLAQFGVIELHPWGSRLPQVDKPDVLVWDLDPDEKVPWKETLGAAFLLRDCLAEYGLETRAKSSGGKGIHVMMHLKRQHTWELLKPFTKAVAAKVGEQNPKRFTITASKSKRSGKIYIDWLRNGKGATCIAPWGLRARPGAPVSMPVTWEQLAEMGPRGFTIREPAQEPENWMSIEPQSLPISLVREISRGS